The following are encoded together in the Adhaeribacter arboris genome:
- a CDS encoding helix-turn-helix domain-containing protein: MILQDLAPHPSLTEFVQCYRIVHFNFVQAPEPVFKAYAPRPEVCLHFFLRERELVQLGKGPKTDYKFPVVLTGQQTSVLNRYLLGKDFITFNIAFQPTALFQLTGISAFELTNQYLDAELIFSKKIRLILEQLQNAGSYHQMVSIGDQFVNSLISNARKEAHRLDTVTRLMIQAGGKASLDWLAGEACLSTKQFTRKFYERTGVNPKTYLRIIRFTKAIHIKNAYPHRDWLRIALECGYFDYQHLVKDYKEFTKQTPNDYHFLESNSPESRLGLTAELYKSRAEASVSMV, from the coding sequence ATGATTTTACAAGATTTAGCCCCTCATCCATCGCTGACGGAATTTGTGCAGTGTTACCGGATTGTTCACTTTAACTTTGTGCAGGCGCCCGAACCGGTGTTTAAAGCGTATGCGCCCCGGCCGGAAGTATGTCTTCATTTTTTTCTTCGGGAACGGGAGCTTGTTCAATTAGGTAAGGGCCCAAAAACAGACTACAAATTTCCGGTAGTTCTGACCGGCCAGCAAACTTCGGTTCTTAACCGGTATTTGCTGGGTAAAGATTTTATAACCTTCAACATTGCTTTTCAGCCCACGGCCTTGTTTCAGCTAACGGGTATTTCAGCTTTCGAGTTAACCAATCAGTACTTGGATGCGGAGCTTATCTTTTCCAAAAAAATTCGGCTAATTTTGGAGCAGTTGCAAAATGCCGGCAGCTACCACCAAATGGTATCCATTGGGGACCAGTTTGTAAATTCCTTAATAAGCAATGCCCGGAAAGAGGCGCACCGGCTGGACACTGTAACCCGGTTGATGATCCAGGCCGGGGGGAAAGCTTCGCTGGACTGGCTTGCCGGGGAGGCTTGCTTATCTACAAAACAGTTTACCAGAAAGTTCTACGAAAGAACCGGGGTAAATCCGAAAACCTACTTGAGAATCATCCGCTTTACCAAGGCCATCCATATAAAAAACGCTTACCCTCACCGGGATTGGTTGCGCATTGCGTTGGAATGCGGCTACTTCGACTACCAACACCTGGTTAAGGATTACAAAGAATTTACAAAACAAACCCCCAACGACTATCACTTCCTGGAAAGCAACTCCCCGGAGAGTCGGTTAGGCCTTACCGCCGAGCTATATAAAAGCCGCGCGGAAGCTTCGGTTTCCATGGTTTAA
- a CDS encoding acyltransferase family protein, translating to MEINPRRYDIDWVRVIAIGLLLIYHVAIGFQSWGMLIGFITTEKTWESLWIPMSMLNIWRIPLLFFVSGMGVYFAIQNRTWKQLLWERASRILLPFLFGYFCIVPLHLLLWQHNYHMQQTYLPNPGHLWFLGNIFIYVVALLPFFFYLKNNQTARLTAGVKKVISSPLGLIVLLVAFAAEAILVNPGAYTLYAMTWHGFFLGLLAFFFGFCFVWSGPAFWEMLLKGRWLFVCIAALLFTIRIIYFQRFALNYLLAIESVFWIVAVLAFSYKYLNRPSKALRYLSQAAYPVYIIHMVFLYLGSLLFFPVQVNAPLQFTLVLLFTAVGCFTLYEFLIRRVNLLRPLFGLKRK from the coding sequence ATGGAAATTAACCCCAGAAGATACGATATTGATTGGGTCAGAGTCATTGCCATTGGCTTACTTTTAATTTACCATGTAGCAATAGGTTTCCAGTCCTGGGGCATGCTGATTGGATTTATTACCACCGAAAAAACGTGGGAGTCTTTATGGATTCCCATGTCGATGTTGAATATCTGGCGCATCCCGCTGTTATTTTTTGTGTCTGGCATGGGCGTTTACTTTGCCATTCAAAACCGGACCTGGAAACAACTCTTGTGGGAACGCGCCAGCCGGATCTTACTGCCTTTCCTGTTCGGATACTTCTGCATCGTGCCGCTGCATTTATTACTTTGGCAGCATAACTATCACATGCAACAAACTTATTTGCCTAATCCGGGTCACTTATGGTTTTTAGGTAATATTTTTATTTACGTGGTAGCGCTGTTGCCTTTTTTCTTTTATCTTAAAAATAACCAAACTGCGAGGCTAACCGCTGGCGTAAAAAAGGTTATAAGTAGCCCCTTAGGTTTAATCGTCTTATTAGTGGCCTTTGCGGCCGAAGCCATTCTGGTTAATCCCGGTGCTTACACCTTGTATGCCATGACCTGGCACGGATTCTTTTTGGGATTGCTGGCCTTTTTCTTTGGGTTTTGTTTTGTGTGGAGCGGCCCGGCTTTCTGGGAAATGCTTTTAAAAGGACGCTGGTTGTTTGTTTGTATAGCAGCCCTGCTATTTACTATCCGGATAATTTACTTTCAACGGTTTGCCCTCAATTATTTGCTGGCCATAGAATCGGTATTTTGGATTGTGGCGGTGCTGGCATTTAGCTACAAATACCTAAATCGACCGAGTAAAGCGCTCCGCTATTTAAGCCAGGCGGCTTACCCGGTTTACATTATTCACATGGTATTTCTGTACTTAGGCTCTTTGCTCTTTTTTCCGGTGCAGGTAAATGCACCGCTGCAATTTACTTTAGTTTTACTTTTTACCGCCGTAGGCTGCTTTACTCTCTATGAGTTCCTTATCCGGAGAGTAAACCTTTTGCGGCCGCTGTTTGGCTTGAAGAGGAAGTAA
- a CDS encoding ankyrin repeat domain-containing protein, producing MKTQPVNLLRVATPFLLLIVLFKGVSCNNAPASNPEKATMATSRNIKPPQIDIHTAVLTGNLAALQQHIQAGTDVNEKDPFGGSSPLITATIFDKPAEAKLLLEAGADVNFKNKEGSTALHTAAFFCRPQMVKMLLDKGADKTIKNGYGVTAYESVNSPFTEAKPAYDMLGKALGPMGLKLDYAYLEKTRPQIAALLK from the coding sequence ATGAAAACGCAACCAGTAAATTTGCTTCGGGTAGCTACCCCATTTCTATTATTAATAGTTCTTTTTAAAGGCGTTTCCTGCAACAACGCTCCCGCCTCTAATCCGGAAAAGGCAACCATGGCCACTTCCCGTAATATAAAGCCGCCCCAAATAGATATTCATACCGCTGTACTCACGGGAAACCTGGCGGCTTTGCAGCAGCACATTCAGGCGGGCACGGATGTAAACGAGAAAGATCCTTTCGGCGGGTCCAGCCCCTTAATAACCGCTACTATTTTTGACAAGCCCGCCGAAGCTAAGTTATTGCTGGAAGCCGGAGCGGATGTAAATTTTAAAAACAAAGAAGGCTCTACGGCCCTGCACACCGCCGCTTTTTTTTGTCGGCCGCAGATGGTAAAAATGTTGCTGGATAAAGGGGCTGATAAAACCATAAAGAACGGTTACGGCGTCACGGCCTACGAATCGGTAAACTCGCCGTTTACTGAAGCCAAACCGGCTTACGATATGTTGGGCAAGGCACTCGGCCCCATGGGCTTAAAACTGGATTACGCTTACCTGGAAAAAACGCGACCCCAAATTGCGGCTCTGTTAAAATAA
- a CDS encoding alpha/beta fold hydrolase yields MTNNAISPAGKTYLFVHGAWHGAWCWDKVIPLVQAKGHTAIAIELPGHGQDIERTSEVSLKDYVNAVMKTANEQEGEVLLVGHSMAGMVISQAAEKLGSKKVSALIYLDAFLPRNGESLFALVEATLKQLSPNSRKPNLVENLITAEDHQTNWVNPELAAQIFYHDCSEADKKFALTRLSKEPIAPLATPVQLTEEVYGVIPKYFILCTESQDMDKTFLSTHVPCEKVYTLHSSHSPFFSMPEKLAEIIDEISLSIPIFSV; encoded by the coding sequence ATGACAAATAATGCAATTTCTCCCGCGGGTAAAACGTACCTGTTCGTGCACGGCGCCTGGCACGGTGCCTGGTGCTGGGATAAAGTAATTCCGTTGGTACAAGCCAAAGGGCATACTGCCATCGCCATTGAGCTACCGGGACATGGCCAGGATATCGAACGTACCTCGGAGGTCAGTTTAAAGGATTACGTCAATGCCGTAATGAAAACGGCCAATGAGCAGGAAGGGGAGGTGCTATTGGTGGGACATTCCATGGCGGGTATGGTCATTTCACAAGCAGCAGAAAAACTAGGTAGCAAAAAAGTTTCGGCTTTAATCTATCTGGATGCCTTCCTGCCCCGCAACGGGGAATCGCTGTTCGCGTTGGTAGAGGCGACGCTAAAACAGCTGTCACCAAATTCAAGAAAACCCAACCTTGTCGAAAACCTGATTACGGCGGAAGATCACCAAACCAATTGGGTAAATCCGGAATTAGCGGCGCAGATTTTCTATCACGATTGCTCCGAAGCGGATAAAAAGTTTGCCTTAACCCGGCTTTCCAAAGAACCCATTGCACCGTTGGCAACACCCGTTCAATTGACGGAAGAAGTTTACGGAGTAATCCCCAAATACTTTATTCTTTGCACCGAAAGCCAGGATATGGATAAGACCTTCCTGTCAACCCACGTGCCCTGTGAAAAAGTGTATACCCTACACAGTAGCCATTCACCTTTTTTCTCCATGCCCGAGAAACTGGCGGAGATAATAGACGAGATAAGCTTATCCATTCCTATCTTTTCTGTTTAA
- a CDS encoding helix-turn-helix domain-containing protein: MPDSSIIDNDFISQITAVVEKNLANEQFGVSELADEMNMSRSNLLRKIKKLTHLSVSQLIREVRLRRGMDLLRQTSLNVSEVAHQVGFSSTSYFIKCFREHYGYPPGEVGKRAEEKIAEEITGEPVLLVPPKPKAKYPWLVLGGLVIVAALGFGYFLKFQATSAVPLEKSIVVLPFKNDSSDSTNVYLINGLMESTLNNLQKIKDLKVISRTSAEKYRRTTKSIPEMAQELHANYFVEGSGQKIGNQILLNIQLIDATTDKHLWAKQYKRETRDIFALQQEIARNIAQEIQAIITPEEEKRINKNPTNNLVAYDLFLKGQHLFRQGRRENQEKAIPFFKKALEEDPTFALAYAELAMVYYYLDLHQTDKKYPLEVNRHADKALLYDAKLPESLVAKAMYYMLQKEYKSAATYLEKALEYHPNSALVIHFLADLYNLYLPNAPKYLEYALKGLQLEMAAHDSVTTSYTYLHLSNAFIQTGFVDEALRYINKSLQYNPQNPFSGYLKVYILYAKTHNLPQTRQLMLQELNKDTTRFDIMLQMGQICYQMRDYKSAYHYYKRFIQIREQQQLEVYRNEDIHIGMTLAKMGYPKEAEKLVSSFKKFADQDQSIYHHLYQSIYYAYRKNTSQAIAHLELFSRENNYQYWVLLMDKDPVAEPFKDLPEYKKVVQTITTKFWQTHQKIKKNLEAQKLL; this comes from the coding sequence ATGCCGGATTCCAGTATTATCGATAACGATTTCATAAGCCAGATTACCGCCGTGGTGGAAAAAAACCTCGCGAACGAGCAGTTTGGCGTGTCGGAGCTGGCCGACGAAATGAACATGAGCCGGTCGAACTTGCTGCGCAAAATAAAAAAGCTCACCCATTTATCGGTAAGTCAGCTAATCCGGGAGGTGCGTTTGCGGCGCGGCATGGATCTTTTGCGGCAAACTTCTTTAAACGTGTCGGAGGTAGCGCACCAGGTAGGTTTTAGCAGTACGTCGTATTTTATTAAATGCTTCCGGGAGCACTATGGTTACCCACCCGGCGAAGTAGGCAAAAGAGCCGAAGAAAAAATAGCGGAAGAAATTACCGGCGAGCCAGTTTTGTTGGTACCGCCAAAGCCCAAAGCAAAATACCCTTGGCTGGTTTTGGGCGGGTTGGTGATAGTTGCAGCGCTCGGATTCGGGTATTTTTTAAAATTTCAAGCTACTTCAGCGGTGCCGCTGGAGAAATCCATTGTGGTGTTACCTTTTAAAAACGACAGCAGCGATTCCACGAACGTTTATTTGATCAACGGCTTAATGGAATCTACTTTAAACAACCTGCAAAAAATAAAAGATTTAAAGGTAATCAGCCGCACTTCCGCCGAAAAGTACCGCCGCACCACCAAGTCTATTCCGGAAATGGCGCAAGAACTACACGCCAACTATTTTGTAGAGGGCAGCGGCCAGAAAATCGGCAACCAGATCTTACTCAATATTCAGTTAATTGATGCCACCACCGATAAACACTTATGGGCGAAACAATACAAAAGAGAAACCCGGGATATTTTTGCCTTGCAGCAAGAAATTGCCCGCAATATAGCCCAGGAAATTCAGGCCATTATTACGCCGGAAGAAGAAAAAAGAATTAATAAAAACCCGACGAACAATCTGGTAGCGTACGATTTATTTTTAAAAGGCCAGCATCTTTTTCGCCAGGGGAGGCGCGAAAACCAGGAAAAAGCCATTCCTTTTTTCAAAAAAGCATTAGAAGAGGATCCCACCTTTGCCCTGGCCTACGCTGAGTTAGCTATGGTGTATTATTACCTCGATTTGCACCAAACCGATAAAAAATATCCGCTGGAAGTAAACCGCCATGCCGATAAAGCTTTGCTGTACGATGCCAAATTGCCGGAAAGTTTAGTAGCCAAAGCCATGTATTACATGTTGCAAAAAGAATACAAATCGGCCGCTACTTACCTGGAAAAAGCGCTGGAATACCATCCCAATTCGGCTTTGGTTATTCATTTTCTGGCGGATTTATACAACCTGTATCTCCCGAATGCTCCCAAATACCTGGAATATGCCCTAAAAGGGTTGCAACTGGAAATGGCCGCCCATGATTCCGTTACCACCAGTTACACGTATCTGCACCTGAGCAATGCCTTTATTCAGACCGGGTTTGTGGACGAAGCCCTCCGGTATATAAATAAATCCTTGCAATACAATCCGCAAAATCCTTTTTCGGGCTACCTGAAAGTTTATATTTTATACGCCAAAACCCATAACCTGCCGCAAACCAGGCAATTAATGCTGCAGGAACTAAACAAAGACACTACCCGCTTTGACATTATGCTGCAAATGGGGCAAATCTGTTACCAAATGCGGGACTATAAAAGTGCTTACCACTATTACAAAAGATTTATTCAGATCCGGGAGCAGCAGCAGTTGGAGGTGTATCGAAACGAAGATATCCATATTGGCATGACGCTGGCCAAAATGGGCTACCCAAAAGAAGCCGAAAAATTGGTCTCTAGTTTTAAAAAATTTGCCGATCAGGATCAATCGATTTACCATCATTTGTACCAGTCCATCTATTACGCTTACCGGAAAAATACCAGTCAGGCCATTGCGCATTTAGAGTTATTTTCCCGGGAAAACAACTACCAGTATTGGGTGCTTTTAATGGACAAAGACCCGGTAGCCGAACCGTTTAAAGATTTACCGGAATATAAAAAAGTAGTACAAACAATTACCACCAAGTTCTGGCAAACGCACCAAAAAATTAAAAAAAACCTGGAAGCGCAGAAATTGCTGTAA